In Ruegeria sp. YS9, the genomic window CTGACGGCAATCGCCGCGATACTGTCGTTCGGCGCTTTCGGAATTCTGGGCGCACTGGTCGTTGTGATCGTGGCCCTTGTCGTCCGCGGTATTGCCGAAAGCATGGGCAGCGAAATCCTGTCAGATGAAGTTACGAATACGGTTACGGGCATCACCGGCTGGCCGGAAAACCTTGCCAGGATCGGGCGGGTCGAAGCGGTATTCTCGGACCCGATCGTGATTGATACCGACGGTCTTGAAATCGCCGGAGATTTCACTGTCATAAGCAGTTGCGAGGCCACGGATGTCGTCCCGGCGGATTCGGGTGGGGCACGGTCGGGTGCGGCCGCATCGGCCATGTCGCTTGCGGCTGTGAATGAACATCCTGACGCGGGGTACGAATGGTTGCCGGGTGACGGGACACCGGCCGCGGTCTTGCCCTCGATTCAGCATGTCTATGCGGCAAGTGGCGTCTATACCGCAAAACATGCGCTGACGATGAACCAGCCGGGCGGCGCGCGCAGTCGCAGTTTCTCGCTTGTTACCGTCGAAAACGTGCCGCCGACAGTGGATGCCGGACCGGATCTGACGGTGCAGGAGGGCGAAGAGGTCACTCTGGTCGCGCGGTTCCGAGACGTCGAATACCCCGACACCCACGAATCCATGTGGTATTTCGGTGATCACCACGCGCCGAAACCCGGTGTGATTTCCGAAACCAATGGTCCTCCTGCGGCGACAGGCACGTCGACCGTGACCCATGCCTGGTGCGATAATGGCGAATACACGGTCACGGTGCGTATTCGCGACGTCAATGGGGGCGAGGCCATCGACACCCTGCGTGTCACCGTTACCAATGTTCCGCCCAAAGTCGAAGCTGGCCCGGATCTTTATGCGTATGTCTGCACACCGATCACGCTTGTCGCCGATTTCCGGGATCCCGGCTGGTGTGACACGCATACAGCCAAGTGGGATTTCGGCGATTGCAGCGAACCCCGCACCGCCCTGATCGAGGAGACGAACGAGCCACCGGCAGCCGAAGGCACGGCGACCGCCTCACATATCTATGAAAACTGTGGTGACTTCCGGGCCATCTGTACCGTCATGGATGACGATGGCGCCTTTGGTCAGGATGACCTGACCGTCCGGGTCGTGCATCTGCTGAATCCCGGTTTCGAAGATGGTTTCCGTTCGCTTCCGGCGGGCAATGTCGGTCGGTTCTGGACACCCTATGCATGGCTGACCGACTTGGCAGCCTTTCACGCCGGAAAGGGAAATCCCGTTCCGCAATTGGCCCCGATCCCCGCCGATGCCTTTGACTGCGAAGGTTGCATCGTCCGGACCGGCGACAGATCCCAACGGGTCATCGCGCAGCGCGGTCTTCGTGTTGGCCTGTGGCAGTCGCTGGGTTCAAACCCGGGATGGGATTATGAGTTCTCGTGTTGGTTCACAACAGAAGCCCGCAGTGCAGGCAGCTATGCTCTGGGGTTGGACCCGCGCGGTGGTGATGATCCGCGGGCGGCCTGGGTGGAATGGTGGACTGGTGACCTTGACGGTGCCTGGCGCCAATTGCGGGGCCGCGTGACGGCGGAAGCCGAAGCCGTAACGGTATTTCTGGAATTCAGCGGAGATGATCCGCGCAATGATGTGCTTGGATACATTGATGATTGTGCGTTCATCGCGATTCAACCGCATTGCCCTGACCAGCCGAAGCCCGATCCGGAAATTCCCCCGCGTGAACGTTGCATTGATTTTCGCGGCCAGAAACTGCCTTCCCGCCATCCGGTATTGAACGTTGGCGGTGTGCGGTTCCTGCCGACCAAAGGCAGCCTTCTTCAGATCATTGGCGGGTTCCAACCGCAAGGCACACCCAAACTGTTGCTTTCCATCGCCGGTGTTTTTGCCCATCTGCCGGTCGTCGCTGACTGGGCCCGCCTCAAGCTGAGCTTTGCTGGTGGAAAGCCCATAACGATCATCGCACTTGATGCGGCGGGCAATGTCCTGACGACCCAGACAGGAACGCAGCAGCAGGGAGTACAGGTCATCGAGGTTCAGGCAAGCGGCATGGTTACAATCGCCATGCGCGCGCAGGAAGCAGCGTTGATCGAACTGTGTTTCCGGCCGGAACACCCGCGCAGTACGCCTTCGGCAGAGCCTGAACCGGGGCCCGGCATTGTCGTTAACCCGCGCTTCGATCGTGCCGTCGCCCCGGCTATGTTCAGCGTGGCGGCGACCGAGGAGGACAAAACCTTGACCGAAACCAACAGCAACCGTCCGTTTGGTTTGTCCGAGGCGGCGTGGGGCAAGCTGGACACGCAGCTGCAATCGGAATTGGCGAAGGCCGTAACAGACGGTGGTGATGGGCACTCGGTGCAGGTCATATTGCGCTTGGCGCCAGACACGGAAGGCAATGCGCCCTCTTTCCGGCGCGCCGAAACAAAGGCACGCGAAGATTACTTCCGCCGACGCACACGGCCCCTGGTCGGTACTCTGGAAAACCTGGGCGGTGCCGGGATTACCGAACTGTGGCTGATCGACAGTGTTGCCGTTGAACTTTCGCCCGGGGCCATCGCGACAATGG contains:
- a CDS encoding PKD domain-containing protein, yielding MANTRGYEVVVEASEEVLRKVIRGAWKSAECDDDPGDEGRIPEFMDVPAGETFGGFVVADGSVQIPEDQLDASLRPDITGAEIQLGVLIQIEIENPPVPSAQMLTMTADLAAAAPIGLIPGRQDVGWLLDGLPRSQVSATLTSGDPIASNIELFASEFVDKAYENGGPGGPIDPAFPSIPHVIDETALPFALGALTTDVHAEIFNDDSVAAHDIETTVSGGDITISLPVYLRMFNIVVGPAVQLFFNPQDPMGIETRINITAPFSRVGSEFRTDLNAAIVTVDAINPAGPEYGPEGDNYIDNRDQLAAIPLVAIDLDAQISSELVSRGQELASGLGEISIAAPTVAEIEEFIGDFFHRDLEARDFVYIWGPEATDEEFEVDSITVGVTNEFLAIALNDDGGGDVGGLANFIPADRDFAIAISAAQVEASIETARIEAELSDDDLPKTFTPDGREVRLTDLDVSLRAGAIRISGKVTVVDAILGSIDVDADFFNDVGLRWQPNGSLGPDGGQQMDHFEIDSDVDPEESVLLWVLTAIAAILSFGAFGILGALVVVIVALVVRGIAESMGSEILSDEVTNTVTGITGWPENLARIGRVEAVFSDPIVIDTDGLEIAGDFTVISSCEATDVVPADSGGARSGAAASAMSLAAVNEHPDAGYEWLPGDGTPAAVLPSIQHVYAASGVYTAKHALTMNQPGGARSRSFSLVTVENVPPTVDAGPDLTVQEGEEVTLVARFRDVEYPDTHESMWYFGDHHAPKPGVISETNGPPAATGTSTVTHAWCDNGEYTVTVRIRDVNGGEAIDTLRVTVTNVPPKVEAGPDLYAYVCTPITLVADFRDPGWCDTHTAKWDFGDCSEPRTALIEETNEPPAAEGTATASHIYENCGDFRAICTVMDDDGAFGQDDLTVRVVHLLNPGFEDGFRSLPAGNVGRFWTPYAWLTDLAAFHAGKGNPVPQLAPIPADAFDCEGCIVRTGDRSQRVIAQRGLRVGLWQSLGSNPGWDYEFSCWFTTEARSAGSYALGLDPRGGDDPRAAWVEWWTGDLDGAWRQLRGRVTAEAEAVTVFLEFSGDDPRNDVLGYIDDCAFIAIQPHCPDQPKPDPEIPPRERCIDFRGQKLPSRHPVLNVGGVRFLPTKGSLLQIIGGFQPQGTPKLLLSIAGVFAHLPVVADWARLKLSFAGGKPITIIALDAAGNVLTTQTGTQQQGVQVIEVQASGMVTIAMRAQEAALIELCFRPEHPRSTPSAEPEPGPGIVVNPRFDRAVAPAMFSVAATEEDKTLTETNSNRPFGLSEAAWGKLDTQLQSELAKAVTDGGDGHSVQVILRLAPDTEGNAPSFRRAETKAREDYFRRRTRPLVGTLENLGGAGITELWLIDSVAVELSPGAIATMANDPSVVMITHSTERQAIPENPIRP